The nucleotide sequence ATGCCCACGCTCGAGCCCAGGCGCGCCGGCTTCACGAACAGCGGCAGGCCGAGTCCGGCGATGATCTCCCCGGCACCGGGTGCAGGACGCCCCGCGAGTATCTCGATCCACGGGACCACCGGGATGCCGGCGCCGGAGGCCAGCTCCTTGAACACGATCTTGTTCATGGCGACCGCCGAGGCCATCACCCCCGCCCCGGCGCAGGGCCAGCCGGCCATCTCGCAGAGACCCTGGATCGTCCCGTCCTCCCCCAGCGTTCCGTGCAGGACGGGGAAGAGAACGTCGAATCCGACTGCGGCGCCGCACCTCGACAGCTCCCACCTGGGCTTCGACATGTCAACGGAGACACCGGCGCCGTCGACCGTCCAGGCCCCGTCGGAACCGATGACGGCCGTGACGGTCGAATGCCCGGCACGGGCCAGGGACTCCAGGACGAACCGGGACGATTCCAGGGAGATCTCCCTCTCGGCGGAACGCCCCCCGCAGACGACGAGTACTTTCATCATGACCTCCAGACGCAGTATGATGACTACGCCCGCGCGCATCTGTCCACAACCCGGATGCAGCAGTGCGGAAGACCCGAAACACGGAGGCTCCCGATGCGGATACTGGTGACCGGCGGCGCCGGCTTCATAGGGTCCAACGTGGCCGACATGCTGATCGACAGGGGCCACGAGGTCCACGTGATGGACGACCTCTCCACGGGCTTCAGGGAGAACCTGAACCCGGGCGCCGTGTTCCACGAGCTCGACATAAGGAGCCCCGAGGCCGCATCCGTGGTCAGGGACGGAGGATTCGACATCCTGTGCCACCATGCCGCCCAGATGGACGTCAGGAGGTCGGTGAGGGAGCCCCTGTTCGACGCCGACGTGAACATAAGGGGAACCATCTCGCTGCTCGAGGCGGCCCGGTCGGGCGGCGTCAGGAGGGTCATCTACGCATCCACCGGAGGCGCGGTCTACGGCGAGCCGGAGACCATCCCCGTGGCCGAGAGCCATCCCGTCAACCCGATCTGCCACTACGGCATAAGCAAGCACACCGTGGAGCACTACCTCTTCCTCTACCGGCACCTCTACGGCCTGGACTACGTGGTGCTGAGATATCCCAACGTCTACGGGCCCAGGCAGAACCCGCACGGCGAGGCCGGGGTCACGGCGATCTTCACCCTTGCCTACCTCGAGGGCAGGCGGCCCAGGATCAACGGAGACGGCAGCCAGCTCAGGGACTACGTCCACGTGCGCGACATCGCCAGGGCCAACCTCATGGCGATGGATCTCGACAGGAGCGACATATCGGGCCGCATCTTCAACATCGGGTGGGGCGAGGGCAGGTCGGTCAGGGAGCTCGACGGAATCATCCGAAGGCTCACGGGCACGGAACTCGTGCCCGAGCAGGGCCCCCCCCTCCCCGAGGAGATACTCAGGATATCCCTCGACGCGCGGCTCGCGGCCGAGGTGCTGGGCTGGAAGCCCGAGATAGGGTTCGAGGAGGGTCTGGCCGACCTGGTCGCGCATCACAGGGGGAGGCGCCGCTAGGTGCGCGAGCCCGTCTTCCTCGACAGGGACGGGGTCATCAACGAGAACGTCCCCGACTACGTCCGGACCCTGTCCTTGTGGATGCCCATACCGGGCTCGCTCGAGGCCGCAGCCGCCCTGTCCGCCGCCGGGCATCCCGTGGTCGTCGTCACGAACCAGTCGGCGATCGGCCGCGGGCTGGTCGACGCATCGACGGTCGACTCGATAAACGCCCTGATGTCCCGCAGGATAGAGGCCGTCGGGGGAAGGCTCTCGGGCGTCTACGTATGCCCGCACCGGCCCGACGAGGGGTGTTCCTGCAGGAAGCCGGAAACGGGCATGATAGAGGCTGCCAGGCGCGACCTCGGCCTTCCCCCGGGGGGCTGGCTGGTGGGCGACGCGGAGACCGACATGGAGATGGGCAGGAGGGCCGGCCTCGAGACCGTCCTGGTCATGACCGGCAGGGGCCGGGAGCAGGCCGGGCTCGCCAGGCCCGGAAGCCCTCCCGACCATGTGGCGGCGGATCTTGCGGAGGCGGCGGCGATCATCCTCGGGGCGGACGCCCCGGACCAGGGAGGTTCGAGTTGAGGAGGCGCACGGCCAGCAGGGTGAGGTCCGTCGTCGCGATCGCCCTCCCCTTCGTCATCCCCATTCTCGCACTGGGGATCTGGATAGTGTCGGAGAGCACGGGCCAGGACCTCGACGATTCCGGGATAGTGGCTTCGATCGACGCATCGGGTTCGGGGACGACCTACCTGTCCACCCTCCTGCCCGACGGGCCGTCGGCGGTGTGGACATGCTCCGCCGGCAGATTCGCCGAGAGCGACGAACCCACGGCAGGCGGCAGGAGCGTCACCTGGCATCCCGACCCAGGCTTCTCCGATTCCGTGACGATAGTGGTCACCACCCCCTCCGCGGTCGACTCGGTCAGGTTCCTGCCGTTCATCCCGCAGCTCACCCCGAGCATCACGGTGTCGGCCGCCTATCACCTGGGCGTGATGGACCGCGCGCGTGACATCTCGCTCTCGTCCGGCAGCTACAGGGTCCTGGTCGAGGACGACAACCTGAGCGAATACGACGGCCTGGTGGTCCTGGTGGTCCACCGGCCCGGGGAGGGGCGCTGGGCGGCGGCGGTGCTCCCGGGAGACACGCTCA is from Candidatus Fermentibacter sp. and encodes:
- a CDS encoding D-alanine--D-alanine ligase family protein, which produces MKVLVVCGGRSAEREISLESSRFVLESLARAGHSTVTAVIGSDGAWTVDGAGVSVDMSKPRWELSRCGAAVGFDVLFPVLHGTLGEDGTIQGLCEMAGWPCAGAGVMASAVAMNKIVFKELASGAGIPVVPWIEILAGRPAPGAGEIIAGLGLPLFVKPARLGSSVGISRAADAGELEEAVARALEYDELVLVEKAVEHAREIEVSVLGTGASVETSVPGEIVPGRSWYDYEAKYGCSDSRLLIPAGLDAGRAAEVRARAARAFSLLGGRGFARVDFLAGDDEVYLNEINTIPGFTAISMFPKLWEATGLPAEGLMDAILREALSRPPVGLWR
- a CDS encoding NAD-dependent epimerase/dehydratase family protein; protein product: MRILVTGGAGFIGSNVADMLIDRGHEVHVMDDLSTGFRENLNPGAVFHELDIRSPEAASVVRDGGFDILCHHAAQMDVRRSVREPLFDADVNIRGTISLLEAARSGGVRRVIYASTGGAVYGEPETIPVAESHPVNPICHYGISKHTVEHYLFLYRHLYGLDYVVLRYPNVYGPRQNPHGEAGVTAIFTLAYLEGRRPRINGDGSQLRDYVHVRDIARANLMAMDLDRSDISGRIFNIGWGEGRSVRELDGIIRRLTGTELVPEQGPPLPEEILRISLDARLAAEVLGWKPEIGFEEGLADLVAHHRGRRR
- a CDS encoding HAD-IIIA family hydrolase; translated protein: MREPVFLDRDGVINENVPDYVRTLSLWMPIPGSLEAAAALSAAGHPVVVVTNQSAIGRGLVDASTVDSINALMSRRIEAVGGRLSGVYVCPHRPDEGCSCRKPETGMIEAARRDLGLPPGGWLVGDAETDMEMGRRAGLETVLVMTGRGREQAGLARPGSPPDHVAADLAEAAAIILGADAPDQGGSS